In a genomic window of Elusimicrobiota bacterium:
- a CDS encoding PfaD family polyunsaturated fatty acid/polyketide biosynthesis protein, with translation MLRPARANLTSSLESNQAPSETAALRARLRDLRSPVTAGNASAPALLPERLGDPAFLREHGVRYAYATGAMANGIASEALVEAGSRAGLLSFFGAAGLPPARVEAAIDRLEKSLGASPRGFNLIHSPSETDLENAVCDLYLRRGVRLVEASAFMDLTPAIVRYRLHGISRGADGRVNAPNKVVAKVSRVEVAAKFLAPAGERLLRELAASNLITSEQAALAAEIPMAQDLTVEADSGGHTDNRPLVAMFPAMIALRDRLQAQHGFRSPARVGAAGGIATPDAAAAAYMMGAAYVMTGSVNQACVESGSSDKVRAMLAAAGQADCVMAPAADMFELGVKVQVLKRGTMFAQRGAKLYEIWKSSDSIEAIPAAVRASIEKDLFKEDLDAVWASTREFFLKRDPSQVARAEKEPKHKLALVFRSYLGQASRWANAGVPDRVLDYQVWCGPAMGAFNEWAAGTFLAAPENRTAAVVARNILYGAAVLTRAHFLRCQGVPLDPEATRIEPLSAAELERLLD, from the coding sequence ATTCTCCGTCCTGCGCGCGCGAACTTGACCTCTTCTCTCGAATCGAATCAGGCGCCCTCGGAAACCGCGGCTCTCCGCGCGCGCCTGCGCGACCTCCGGTCGCCCGTGACGGCCGGGAACGCCTCCGCTCCCGCGCTCCTTCCCGAGAGGCTCGGCGATCCCGCGTTCCTCCGCGAGCACGGCGTGCGCTACGCCTACGCGACGGGGGCGATGGCCAACGGCATCGCCTCCGAGGCCCTCGTCGAGGCGGGCTCCCGGGCCGGCCTGCTCTCCTTCTTCGGCGCCGCGGGCCTTCCTCCGGCCCGCGTCGAGGCCGCCATCGACCGCCTCGAGAAGTCCCTCGGAGCGTCGCCCCGCGGCTTCAACCTGATCCACAGCCCGAGCGAGACCGACCTCGAGAACGCCGTCTGCGACCTGTACCTCCGGCGCGGCGTGCGCCTCGTCGAGGCCTCGGCGTTCATGGACCTCACGCCTGCGATCGTGCGCTACCGCCTGCACGGGATCTCGCGCGGCGCGGACGGCCGGGTGAACGCCCCCAACAAGGTCGTCGCCAAGGTCTCCCGCGTCGAGGTCGCCGCGAAGTTCCTCGCCCCGGCGGGGGAGAGGCTCCTGCGCGAGCTGGCCGCCTCCAACCTCATCACGAGCGAGCAGGCCGCGCTCGCCGCCGAGATCCCGATGGCCCAGGACCTCACCGTCGAGGCCGACAGCGGCGGGCACACCGACAACCGGCCCCTCGTCGCGATGTTCCCGGCGATGATCGCCCTGCGCGACCGCCTGCAGGCCCAGCACGGGTTCCGCAGCCCCGCGCGCGTCGGCGCCGCCGGCGGCATCGCCACCCCCGACGCCGCGGCCGCGGCCTACATGATGGGCGCGGCGTACGTCATGACCGGCTCGGTCAACCAGGCCTGCGTCGAGTCCGGCTCGAGCGACAAGGTCCGGGCCATGCTCGCCGCCGCCGGCCAGGCCGACTGCGTCATGGCCCCCGCCGCGGACATGTTCGAGCTCGGCGTGAAGGTCCAGGTGCTCAAGCGCGGCACGATGTTCGCGCAGCGCGGCGCGAAGCTGTACGAGATCTGGAAGTCGAGTGATTCGATCGAGGCGATCCCGGCCGCGGTGAGGGCCTCGATCGAAAAGGACCTGTTCAAAGAGGATCTCGACGCCGTTTGGGCCTCCACGAGGGAGTTCTTCCTCAAGCGGGACCCCTCCCAGGTCGCGCGCGCGGAGAAGGAGCCCAAGCACAAGCTCGCTTTGGTCTTCCGCTCGTATCTCGGCCAGGCCTCGCGCTGGGCCAACGCCGGCGTCCCCGACCGCGTCCTCGACTATCAGGTCTGGTGCGGCCCCGCTATGGGCGCCTTCAACGAATGGGCCGCGGGCACCTTCCTGGCGGCCCCCGAAAACCGGACCGCGGCGGTCGTCGCCCGCAACATCCTCTACGGCGCGGCCGTGCTGACCCGCGCGCACTTCCTCCGCTGCCAGGGCGTGCCCCTGGACCCCGAAGCCACCCGCATCGAGCCGCTGTCCGCCGCCGAGCTCGAGCGTCTCCTCGACTAG
- a CDS encoding VTT domain-containing protein, which produces MISLIVFVETGLFVGFFLPGDSLLVTAGIFARTGHLSLGTLLTIVPLCAIIGDQVGYIIGRKAGEALYSRPDSLVFKRAHLKRAHDFYEKYGVKTIVIARFVPIVRTFAPAVAGAAQMDYRTFVTYNILGGLLWVFSTILGGYFLASMVPDIDKRIHEVIVVVVILSVLPGLYEWWSHKRAAA; this is translated from the coding sequence ATGATCTCCCTGATCGTTTTCGTCGAGACCGGCCTGTTCGTGGGCTTCTTCCTGCCCGGAGACTCCCTGCTCGTCACGGCGGGCATCTTCGCGCGCACCGGGCACCTCTCGCTGGGGACCTTGCTGACGATCGTGCCCCTGTGCGCGATCATCGGCGACCAGGTCGGCTACATCATCGGGCGCAAGGCCGGAGAGGCCCTGTACAGCCGGCCGGACTCCCTCGTCTTCAAGCGCGCCCACCTCAAGCGCGCCCACGACTTCTACGAGAAGTACGGCGTCAAGACCATCGTCATCGCCCGCTTCGTGCCCATCGTGCGCACCTTCGCCCCCGCCGTCGCGGGCGCGGCACAGATGGACTACCGGACCTTCGTCACCTACAACATCCTCGGCGGCCTCCTCTGGGTGTTCTCGACCATACTCGGCGGCTACTTCCTGGCCTCTATGGTCCCCGACATCGACAAGAGGATCCACGAGGTGATCGTCGTCGTGGTGATCCTGTCGGTCCTCCCCGGCCTGTACGAGTGGTGGTCGCACAAGCGCGCCGCCGCCTAG
- a CDS encoding septation protein SpoVG family protein, whose protein sequence is MENLPKLDARVRPYQDPSDRPTKLMAFAELMIADAFVIKGIRVLKKAEPGNDEPFVVFPAEKGRGATADRWFDLAHPITAEARTAAIGLILEKYGQAVKVA, encoded by the coding sequence ATGGAGAACCTGCCGAAGCTGGACGCGCGCGTGCGGCCGTATCAGGACCCGTCGGACCGTCCCACGAAGCTGATGGCCTTCGCGGAGCTGATGATCGCGGACGCCTTCGTGATCAAAGGCATCCGCGTGCTGAAGAAGGCGGAGCCGGGCAACGACGAGCCGTTCGTCGTCTTCCCGGCGGAGAAGGGCAGGGGGGCCACGGCGGACCGCTGGTTCGACCTGGCGCACCCGATCACCGCGGAGGCGAGGACCGCCGCGATCGGCCTGATCCTGGAGAAGTACGGTCAGGCGGTGAAGGTTGCCTAG
- a CDS encoding response regulator has protein sequence MTDDRRSILIVEDNDDDLFLFREAWIKAGVSNPLAFVPDGEQACDYLSGEGRYADRKAFPLPVLVLLDIKLPGKSGLEILAWLRDQERFKTLPVIMLTASTWPEEVAESYRLGANSFVIKPSSARELAAFAAAVKDYWLRFNEFAPR, from the coding sequence ATGACGGATGACCGACGGTCGATACTCATCGTCGAGGACAACGACGACGACCTGTTCCTGTTCCGCGAAGCCTGGATAAAGGCCGGGGTCTCGAACCCCCTGGCGTTCGTCCCGGACGGCGAGCAGGCCTGCGATTATCTCTCCGGCGAGGGGCGCTACGCGGACCGGAAGGCCTTCCCGCTCCCGGTCCTGGTGCTGCTCGACATCAAGCTGCCCGGCAAGTCCGGCCTCGAGATCCTCGCCTGGCTGCGCGACCAGGAGCGGTTCAAGACCCTGCCGGTCATCATGCTGACGGCGTCCACTTGGCCCGAGGAGGTGGCCGAGTCGTACCGTCTCGGGGCCAACTCCTTCGTCATCAAGCCCTCGTCGGCGCGGGAACTGGCCGCCTTCGCCGCCGCCGTGAAGGACTATTGGCTCCGGTTCAACGAGTTCGCGCCCCGTTGA